A part of Streptomyces sp. NBC_01210 genomic DNA contains:
- a CDS encoding ArsR/SmtB family transcription factor, whose product MPSSMHFGEADLLRIRFAVSPLWETQSAVRILKRPDRHGYHLPWLRRIRQAADRLDLTALWLLMPQRGHSPDFLGPPPIGPAASFEEEIAAVRRADPEAARHDMAWALSCTPGASDSPQGRALVADPERAVQELADAMECAWHALVEPDWPRLRALLEADVAFHSRRLAETGLEGLFADLHPRLRWADSTLTLATPGDHVRDLGGQGLMLLPSVFCWPDVVTGFEPPWQPTVAYPARGIGALWAQPAGSASEALARLLGAKRAAVFLALDEPAGTTALAHLLGLAPSSVSAHLSVLRDAGLLTAHRYGHQVLYERTPLGIALAVSHSGAP is encoded by the coding sequence ATGCCGTCCTCCATGCACTTCGGCGAAGCCGATCTGCTGCGGATCCGGTTCGCCGTCTCGCCCCTCTGGGAGACTCAGAGCGCCGTACGCATCCTCAAGCGCCCCGACCGGCACGGCTATCACCTGCCCTGGCTGCGCCGGATACGCCAGGCCGCCGACAGGCTCGATCTCACCGCCCTGTGGCTGCTGATGCCGCAGCGCGGGCACAGCCCGGACTTTCTCGGGCCGCCGCCCATCGGGCCCGCCGCCTCCTTCGAGGAGGAGATCGCCGCCGTACGCCGCGCGGATCCCGAGGCCGCGCGGCACGACATGGCGTGGGCGCTCTCCTGCACCCCGGGAGCATCCGACTCACCGCAGGGACGGGCCCTCGTCGCCGATCCCGAGCGGGCCGTCCAGGAGCTCGCCGACGCCATGGAGTGCGCCTGGCACGCACTCGTCGAGCCGGACTGGCCGCGGCTGCGCGCTCTTCTCGAGGCCGATGTGGCGTTCCATTCGCGGCGGTTGGCGGAGACCGGCCTCGAGGGGCTGTTCGCCGATCTCCACCCCAGACTGCGCTGGGCCGACAGCACTCTGACCCTGGCCACGCCCGGCGACCATGTACGCGACCTCGGCGGCCAGGGCCTCATGCTGTTGCCCAGCGTCTTCTGCTGGCCCGACGTCGTGACCGGATTCGAACCGCCCTGGCAGCCGACCGTCGCCTACCCCGCACGCGGTATCGGCGCGCTGTGGGCACAGCCCGCGGGCTCCGCGTCCGAGGCGCTGGCCCGCCTGCTCGGTGCCAAGCGCGCCGCCGTGTTCCTCGCGCTCGACGAACCCGCCGGGACGACCGCGCTCGCGCATCTCCTCGGCCTCGCGCCGTCCTCCGTATCGGCGCATCTGTCGGTGCTGCGCGACGCGGGGCTGCTGACCGCCCACCGCTACGGTCACCAGGTGCTGTACGAGCGAACGCCGTTGGGCATCGCGCTCGCGGTGTCGCACTCCGGGGCGCCATGA
- a CDS encoding MTH1187 family thiamine-binding protein codes for MIVAFSVTPLGVGEDVGEYVADAVRVVRESGLPNRTDAMFTSIEGDWDEVMDVVKRAVAAVEARAPRVSVVLKADIRPGVTDGLHSKVETVERHLSV; via the coding sequence ATGATCGTCGCCTTCTCCGTCACTCCATTGGGCGTGGGCGAGGATGTCGGTGAGTATGTCGCCGACGCCGTCCGGGTCGTCCGCGAATCCGGTCTGCCCAACCGCACCGACGCGATGTTCACCTCGATCGAGGGTGACTGGGACGAGGTGATGGACGTCGTCAAGCGTGCCGTCGCCGCGGTCGAGGCCCGCGCGCCGCGCGTCTCCGTCGTCCTCAAGGCCGATATCCGCCCCGGCGTCACCGACGGTCTCCACTCCAAAGTCGAGACCGTCGAACGGCACCTCTCCGTCTGA